The following proteins come from a genomic window of Canis aureus isolate CA01 chromosome 3, VMU_Caureus_v.1.0, whole genome shotgun sequence:
- the TEKT3 gene encoding tektin-3 — protein sequence MDALGSTLTATYAHPRPTPTNFLPAISTVASSYRDRFPHYNLTHTLSLPWRPSTYYKVASNLPTLGPYCTRSQKVCESTMLPFVSNRTTLFTRYTPDDWYRSNLTNYHESNTSRHNSERLRVDTSRLIQDKYQQTRKTQAGSTQNLGERVNDIGFWKSEINHELDAMIGDTNELTDVKKKLERALMETEAPLQVARECLFHREKRMGIDLVHDEVEAELLTEVDIILCCQERMKLHLDKAIAQLAANRASQHELEKDLSDKQAAYRIDDKCHNLRNTSDGVSYFRGVERVDATVSVPESWAKFTDDNILRSQSERAASAKLRDDIQNLLVVTANEMWNQFNKVNVSFTNRIAETADAKNKIQVHLAKTLQEIFQTEMTIESIKKAIKDKSAFLKVAQTRLDERTRRPNIELCRDMAQLRLVNEVYEVDDTIQTLQQRLREAEDTLQSLVHTKATLEHDLAVKANSLYIDQEKCMSMRKTFPNTLRLVGFC from the exons ATGGATGCTTTAGGTTCTACGTTAACGGCAACTTATGCCCACCCTAGACCAACACCAACCAACTTCCTACCAGCCATCAGTACTGTGGCATCAAGCTACAGGGACCGCTTCCCCCACTACAATTTAACCCATACCTTGAGCCTTCCTTGGAGACCAAGCACATACTACAAAGTAGCATCCAACTTACCAACCTTGGGCCCATACTGCACCAGATCTCAGAAGGTGTGCGAGAGCACCATGCTTCCCTTTGTTTCTAATAGAACCACTCTCTTCACAAGGTATACTCCTGATGATTGGTACAGGTCCAATTTAACCAACTATCATGAATCCAACACTTCCCGACATAATTCAGAGAGACTAAGGGTAGATACATCTCGCCTGATTCAAGACAAATATCAGCAAACAAGAAAAACCCAGGCAGGCTCCACCCAAAATTTGGGAGAACGAGTCAATGACATAGGATTTTGGAAATCTGAAATCAATCATGAGTTGGATGCGATGATTGGAGATACGAATGAACTCACTGATGTTAAGAAAAAATTGGAGAGGGCTTTGATGGAGACAGAAGCCCCTCTTCAG GTAGCCCGAGAATGTCTATTTCATCGAGAGAAGAGAATGGGGATTGATCTAGTTCACGATGAAGTGGAAGCTGAACTGCTGACG GAAGTTGATATTATTCTGTGTTGTCAAGAAAGGATGAAGCTGCATTTGGATAAGGCCATTGCTCAACTTGC AGCTAACAGAGCCTCCCAGCACGAGCTGGAGAAGGATCTGAGTGATAAACAGGCAGCCTACCGAATCGACGATAAATGCCACAATCTGCGAAACACGTCAGATGGTGTGAGCTACTTTCGCGGAGTGGAGCGGGTTGATGCAAC agtctcAGTGCCTGAGTCCTGGGCCAAATTTACAGATGACAATATTCTCCGTTCCCAAAGTGAACGCGCAGCCTCTGCCAAGCTAAGAGATGACATTCAAAACCTCTTGGTTGTGACTGCCAATGAGATGTGGAATCAATTCAACAAAGTGAATGTATCTTTCACCAATCGCATTGCTGAGACTGCAGATGCTAAAAATAAGATTCAGGTTCACTTAGCAAAG ACCCTGCAGGAGATTTTCCAGACTGAAATGACCATAGAATCTATCAAGAAGGCCATCAAAGACAAGTCTGCCTTCCTGAAGGTGGCTCAGACCAGACTGGACGAGCGTACGAGGAGACCCAACATAGAACTCTGCCGGGACATGGCTCAGCTACG TCTTGTTAATGAAGTGTATGAGGTGGATGACACCATCCAGACCTTGCAGCAGCGCCTGAGGGAAGCGGAGGACACCCTGCAGTCGCTGGTCCACACCAAAGCCACACTGGAGCATGACCTGGCTGTCAAAGCCAATTCCCTGTACATTGACCAGGAAAAATGCATGAGCATGCGCAAGACCTTCCCCAACACCCTCCGGCTGGTGGGCTTCTGTTAG